In Lineus longissimus chromosome 13, tnLinLong1.2, whole genome shotgun sequence, one genomic interval encodes:
- the LOC135497579 gene encoding beta-1,3-galactosyltransferase 1-like, which translates to MMILCLVLIGIFIVIHQVSVLYSQNKSVFTAPGAGPVFMAALRQSLASCFRVYSRYGYWGIVMMLSKSRHALMWVVTLVFSVYLLIFYVGIPNIKRSLSGFRYVSDIVERYEIIGYDNGSKLYVMNQEDICGGGKKAGTPVDLLIAVITAPKYFDRREAIRKTWGGIVKTNPRIKVLFFLGVTLAPGFDEGKLWEESTVHHDMVQLNYSDTYEELTFKSISIVHWVGKFCEHALYVLKTDDDALVNVENMMTSLTNAHLKHDDFIMCYVWKGAHVIRMRKHKYFVPYEAYRKKIYPDYCGGLYAFTANLSRGLYQTSLRTPFIAMEDVYMTGMVASQMKIPLVHNDGFVLDQSRIKKRKRKIDPCIYKNVSIYVEYSPQELMTIWDKYDPGVCR; encoded by the exons ATGATGATATTGTGCCTCGTCTTAATCGGGATCTTCATCGTGATACACCAAGTGAGCGTGCTGTATTCTCAGAACAAGAGTGTCTTCACTGCACCAGGTGCAGGGCCTGTCTTCATGGCCGCGTTAAGACAAAGTCTCGCCTC GTGTTTCAGAGTGTATTCCAGATACGGATACTG GGGCATTGTGATGATGTTAAGCAAGTCCCGCCACGCCTTAATGTGGGTCGTGACGCTGGTATTCAGCGTCTACCTCTTGATCTTTTACGTGGGCATCCCCAATATCAAACGCAGTCTATCGGGATTCCGCTACGTAAGCGATATCGTCGAACGCTACGAAATCATTGGCTACGATAACGGATCGAAACTTTACGTCATGAATCAGGAGGATATATGCGGCGGTGGCAAAAAGGCGGGGACACCAGTGGATCTATTGATAGCCGTGATTACTGCTCCGAAGTATTTCGATAGGCGAGAAGCTATTAGGAAAACTTGGGGAGGCATTGTGAAAACGAATCCGAGGATTaaagttttgttttttcttgGCGTGACTTTGGCTCCAGGTTTTGATGAGGGGAAACTCTGGGAAGAAAGTACTGTACATCACGACATGGTGCAGTTAAATTACTCAGATACATATGAGGAATTGACGTTTAAATCTATTTCTATTGTGCATTGGGTTGGAAAGTTCTGTGAACATGCGTTATACGTCTTAAAAACTGATGATGACGCGTTGGTCAATGTTGAaaacatgatgacgtcattgactaATGCGCACTTAAAACATGACGATTTCATCATGTGCTATGTATGGAAAGGTGCACATGTGATACGAATGAGAAAACACAAGTATTTTGTACCTTACGAAGCGTATCGGAAGAAAATCTATCCGGATTATTGCGGTGGTCTTTATGCATTTACGGCGAATTTATCGAGAGGTTTATATCAGACCAGCTTACGGACGCCTTTTATTGCAATGGAAGATGTTTACATGACTGGAATGGTAGCATCACAAATGAAAATTCCCTTGGTGCATAATGACGGGTTTGTTTTAGACCAATCACGCATCAAAAAAAGGAAGCGAAAAATCGATCCGTGCATTTATAAAAATGTGAGTATATATGTTGAATACTCGCCTCAAGAATTGATGACGATATGGGACAAATACGATCCAGGTGTTTGCCGGTGA